One window of the Salvia splendens isolate huo1 chromosome 1, SspV2, whole genome shotgun sequence genome contains the following:
- the LOC121799811 gene encoding cationic amino acid transporter 7, chloroplastic-like: MASSSQSFSSFKSYLHALSDTPNRLRRRACSVSTSLQEMNKVRSLSGSEMKRSLGWHDLICFGIGGMVGAGVFITTGRASRLCAGPAVVLSYAIAGLCALLSAFCYTEFAVAMPVAGGSFSYIHVTFGELPAFFTGSNLIVDYVLSNAAVARGLTSYLGTALGLPASTQLRFTVHSLPKGYNEIDLIAVVVVLLITIVICYSTKQSSWVNMSLTALHILFIAFVIAMGFWRGKLINFTEPSDPKNAGGFFPFGASGVFDGAAVVYMSYIGYDAVSTMAEEVENPAKNIPIGVTGSVMMVTVLYCLMAASMSSLLPYDLIDAEAPFSGAFKEGAEWVSNVIGVGASFGIVTSLLVAMLGQARYMCVIGRSCVVPSWFAQVHRSTSTPVNASCFLGMLTAAIAVFTDLDILLDLVSIGTLFVFYMVANAVIYRRYVGIGTTNPWPTLSFLFCFSLTCILFTLLWYLTPSGKPRLVMLGVSAALAIALLQLFLFMVPQVRKPENWGVPFMPWIPSISIFLNIFLLGALNKESYLRFGYFSALTLLLYLLYSLHSSFDAAAGESIKGTEEVHIP, encoded by the exons ATGGCAAGCAGTTCTCAGTCCTTTTCCAGCTTCAAATCCTACCTCCACGCCCTCTCCGACACCCCAaaccgcctccgccgccgcgcCTGCTCCGTCTCCACTTCACTGCAAGAAATGAACAAGGTCCGTTCCCTTTCCGGCTCCGAGATGAAGCGGTCGCTCGGCTGGCACGACCTCATCTGCTTCGGAATCGGCGGGATGGTCGGCGCCGGCGTGTTCATCACCACAGGCCGCGCCAGCCGCCTCTGCGCTGGCCCCGCCGTCGTCCTCTCCTACGCCATTGCCGGCCTCTGCGCACTCCTCTCCGCCTTCTGCTACACCGAGTTCGCCGTCGccatgcccgtcgccggcggctCCTTCAGCTACATCCACGTCACCTTCGGCGAGCTCCCGGCCTTCTTCACCGGCTCCAATCTCATCGTCGACTACGTCCTCTCCAACGCCGCCGTCGCGCGCGGCCTCACTTCCTACCTGGGCACCGCGCTAGGCCTTCCCGCGAGCACGCAGCTGCGGTTCACCGTCCACAGCCTGCCGAAAGGATACAATGAGATCGACTTGATCGCGGTGGTGGTAGTGCTGCTCATCACAATCGTCATCTGCTACAGCACGAAGCAGAGCTCGTGGGTGAACATGTCGCTCACGGCGCTGCACATTCTGTTCATAGCGTTCGTGATCGCGATGGGGTTCTGGAGAGGGAAACTAATCAATTTCACGGAGCCGAGCGATCCTAAAAACGCAGGCGGTTTCTTCCCCTTCGGAGCGTCGGGAGTGTTCGACGGCGCGGCGGTGGTGTACATGAGCTACATCGGGTACGACGCGGTGTCGACGATGGCGGAGGAGGTGGAGAATCCGGCGAAGAACATTCCGATCGGGGTGACGGGGTCGGTGATGATGGTGACGGTATTATACTGCTTGATGGCGGCATCGATGTCGTCGCTTCTGCCATACGATTTGATCGATGCGGAAGCGCCGTTTTCGGGGGCGTTTAAGGAGGGGGCTGAGTGGGTGTCGAATGTGATCGGGGTGGGGGCCAGTTTCGGGATAGTGACGTCTCTCCTGGTGGCGATGCTGGGCCAGGCTCGCTACATGTGTGTCATCGGCCGATCTTGTGTGGTCCCCTCCTGGTTTGCGCAGGTCCACCGCTCCACCTCTACCCCTGTCAACGCCTCTTGCTTCCTcg GGATGTTGACAGCAGCAATCGCGGTGTTTACTGATCTAGATATCCTGCTGGATTTGGTGTCGATCGGGACTCTGTTCGTGTTCTACATGGTGGCGAATGCAGTGATATACCGGCGCTATGTGGGCATAGGGACGACGAATCCATGGCCGACTCTGTCTTTCCTCTTCTGCTTCTCACTCACTTGTATCCTCTTCACTCTCCTCTGGTACTTGACACCATCAGGCAAGCCCAGGCTCGTGATGCTCGGAGTTTCTGCTGCTCTCGCCATTGCTCTCCTGCAGCTCTTCCTCTTCATGGTCCCTCAGGTCCGGAAGCCCGAGAATTGGGGGGTCCCCTTCATGCCCTGGATCCCCTCCATATCCATCTTTCTCAACATATTCTTGTTGGGTGCCCTCAACAAGGAATCCTATCTCCGATTCGGATACTTCTCCGCTCTCACCCTGCTCCTCTACCTACTGTACAGCCTGCATTCCAGCTTCGACGCCGCTGCAGGAGAGAGCATCAAGGGTACGGAGGAAGTTCATATTCCTTAG